From a region of the Methanoculleus receptaculi genome:
- a CDS encoding FMN-binding glutamate synthase family protein, protein MNLRRPNANEATGTTNRSRDVVPMSGLCTKCVDGCKGACEIWLSSFRGREVLYPGPFGEITAGAEKNYPVDYSHLNIQGYARGAKGFPEGVEANPDTAVFQDVDTRTEYGWDIKVPMRVPIFTGALGSTEIARANWEHFAIGAAIAGITLVCGENVCGVDPRLELDHNGKISRSPEMDRRIETYRKFHDKYGELLVQLNVEDTRLGTAEYVSSKHNLETIELKWGQGAKCIGGEIKVNSLERALQLKSRGYIVLPDPTLPEVQAAFRDGAIKEFERHSRLGFISREGFLEEVDRLRDIGFKRVTLKTGAYSAVELAMALRYSAEAKIDLLTIDGAPGGTGMSPWPMMNEWGIPTFYIEALAYRFAGRLRERGIRVPDIAIAGGFSDEANVFKAIAMGSPYVRAVCMGRALMIPGMVGKNIQKWLAAGELPRSVSKYGNSVGEIFVCYEELREKYPDRIDEIPLGALGIYTYTQKFRTGLQQIMAGSRNFSLKMISRNDLMALTEEAEAVSGIPYVMNAYRDAAEAILDS, encoded by the coding sequence ATGAATCTACGAAGACCAAACGCCAACGAGGCAACAGGAACGACCAATCGCTCCCGCGATGTTGTACCGATGTCGGGCCTCTGCACAAAGTGTGTAGATGGGTGCAAGGGGGCCTGTGAGATCTGGCTCTCATCATTCCGGGGCAGAGAAGTACTCTATCCGGGTCCATTCGGCGAGATCACTGCCGGCGCGGAGAAGAATTACCCGGTCGACTACTCACACCTGAACATCCAGGGCTATGCCCGGGGTGCAAAGGGGTTTCCGGAAGGCGTCGAGGCCAACCCCGATACCGCCGTCTTTCAGGATGTCGATACCCGAACGGAGTACGGCTGGGACATAAAGGTCCCTATGCGGGTTCCGATCTTTACGGGGGCGCTCGGATCAACCGAGATCGCCCGGGCGAACTGGGAGCACTTTGCCATTGGCGCTGCCATAGCGGGCATAACCCTGGTCTGTGGTGAGAATGTCTGCGGTGTTGACCCCCGACTGGAACTCGATCACAACGGCAAGATCAGCAGGTCGCCCGAGATGGACCGGCGTATCGAGACCTACCGGAAGTTCCACGACAAATACGGCGAACTCCTGGTGCAGTTAAACGTCGAGGACACAAGGCTTGGAACCGCGGAGTACGTCTCGTCGAAACACAACCTGGAGACGATCGAACTGAAATGGGGGCAGGGCGCAAAGTGCATTGGCGGAGAGATCAAGGTCAACAGTCTCGAAAGGGCGCTGCAACTCAAAAGTCGCGGCTACATTGTCCTCCCTGACCCTACACTGCCAGAAGTCCAGGCAGCCTTCAGGGACGGCGCCATAAAGGAGTTCGAACGCCATTCACGTCTTGGCTTCATCAGCAGGGAGGGATTCCTCGAGGAGGTCGACCGCCTCCGCGATATCGGATTCAAGCGGGTAACCCTGAAGACCGGCGCCTATTCGGCTGTCGAACTTGCGATGGCGCTGCGCTACAGTGCTGAAGCAAAGATCGACCTCCTCACCATCGATGGCGCGCCCGGCGGCACGGGAATGAGTCCCTGGCCTATGATGAACGAATGGGGAATCCCGACGTTCTATATCGAGGCACTCGCCTATCGGTTCGCCGGGCGGCTGAGAGAACGCGGTATCCGTGTTCCTGATATCGCCATTGCCGGGGGGTTCTCGGATGAAGCAAACGTCTTCAAAGCGATCGCCATGGGCAGTCCCTACGTCAGGGCTGTCTGCATGGGCCGTGCCCTCATGATCCCGGGTATGGTCGGGAAGAACATCCAGAAGTGGCTCGCAGCCGGTGAACTCCCGAGATCGGTCTCGAAGTATGGCAACAGCGTCGGTGAGATCTTCGTCTGTTACGAGGAGCTCAGAGAGAAGTATCCCGACCGGATCGACGAGATTCCGCTTGGAGCGCTTGGGATCTACACCTACACCCAGAAGTTCAGGACGGGGCTCCAGCAGATCATGGCCGGGTCCAGAAACTTCAGCCTTAAGATGATCTCCCGCAACGATCTGATGGCCCTGACCGAGGAGGCGGAAGCGGTCTCCGGTATCCCCTACGTGATGAACGCCTATCGCGATGCTGCCGAGGCAATCCTGGATTCGTGA